The Desulfovibrio psychrotolerans genomic interval GAAGGATCGAGCCGCAGCTTGTCATGCTTGATGAGGTCTGCGGTGAACTCGGTGATGTGCACCATCTTGGTTTCCGCAGCATTGTGGAACACCGTGCCCGTGATGGGGCTGACCGGGGTTTCCATGCAGGCGGGAGTGGGGCCGTTCATGGTGGACATGTACTGGTTGATCACGCGCCACATATGGCCGCATTCGCCGCCCAGAATCCACTTGGAGCCAAGGCGTTCCGCTTCGGCGTACATCTTGGCGTTCAGCTTCTTCATCACCTTTGCGGAGGTGAAGAGGCCGAAGTTGCCGCCTTCTGAGGCATAGGTGGACAGGGTGTAGTCCAGCCCGATTTCCTCGAAGAGCATGAGGTAGCCCATGAAGGTGTATATACCCGGGTCGGCGAAGGCATCGCCGGAGGGGGTGATGAACAGCACTTCGTGACCGGGCTCGTTAAAGGGCGGGTTAATGCGCACACCGGTGATTTCTTCGATGTCATCACACAGGAATTCCACGATTTCCTTGAAGGCGTGGGGGGTGATGCCAAGGTGGTTACCGGTGCGGTTGCAGTTGCTCACGGGGTCCATGATCCAGTGCAGACCAAGGCCCAGTTCGTGCAGCAGTTCGCGCGCCATCATGGTTACTTCCGCCGTGTCTATGCCGTAGGGGCAGAAGAGCGAGCAGCGGCGGCATTCCGTACACTGATAGAAGTAGTAGAACCACTCCTTGATGACTTCCTTGTCCAGCTTGCGGGCACCCGCGAGCTTGCCGAGAATCTTCCCGGCGGTGGTGAAGTCTTTGCGGTAGACGGAGCGGAGCAGTTCTGCACGCAAAACGGGCATGTTTTTGGGGTCGCCGGAGCCGATGTAGTAATGACACTTGTCGGCGCAGGCTCCACAGCGCACACAGATATCCATGAACAGCTTGAAGGAGCGGTATTTCTCAAGGCGTTCCTTCAGTCCGTTGTAGATGATCTCTTCCCAGTTTTCAGGAAGATTCCAGTCTTCCTCAAAGGGGTTCCATGTGTGCGGATTGGGCATATGCAGGCCTTCCATGGTTTCCTGCTTGGCAGGATAAGCCACGGCGCCAGGGACAATTTCCGGTTTGGTGTCCATCCAGGACTCGACCGGAGTATTGTAGCTGATGCTAATCAACTCTTCAGGGGTAGGCAGTTTGGACATGGCTGCTCCTTATTCCTCTGCGTCTTCCGGCAGTTTAACGACAGGGAGACCCGCTTCATACATTGCATCCCTGAATTCATCTTCATACTCTTCGTATGTGCGGTATTCCTTGGCCGGGTTCCAGGGGTTGACGTGGAGCTTGGCTCTGCTGTCGTTGGGGAGGTTACGCGTGGGGCTCATGAATACCCCGCCCATGTGCATGAGCTTGCTGAAGGGGAAGTACATCAGGAGCACGGAGAGGAAGAACAGATGGACGAAGAACATGGGACCAATGTTGGCCAGTATTTCCGTGTTGGGCTGAAGCGTCACAAGGCTCATGACGAAAGCCTTGACGGAAGCCACGTCCACCTTGGTGAAGTAGCGCATCATGATGCCGCTGCCCACCAGCCCGAGGATGAGGAGCAGAGGGAAGTAATCGTTCGCCAGAGAGATGTAGCGCACCTTCTGGTTGAACAGCCTGCGGCCGAGCAGATACAGGACCGCCAGAACCACAAGGGCATCCGTCATGAACAGGCGGGGAACACCGATCTGCATGATGCCGTCCAGAATTTCCAGAGCACTGATGACAAACGGAACAGGCTCAAGGAAGAACCGGAAGTGACGGATGAAAATGACCAGGAAACAGTAATGGAAGGCGAGGGCAAACAACCACAGGAACTTGCTGGACCAGTAGACGACCCGGTTGCCGTTCTCAATGGTGACCTCTGTGTTTCTGAACAGGGATCTGAACAGCAACACTTCCAGAAGCATGCGGATGACCACACCCTTGGAATCGGACGGGTTGTCCAGCGGTGCGGGCTTGATCCACGGCAGAGACTTTTGCTGGCCTCCGGTGGTCGGGATGCGGAAAGGAACAGGACGGCGCGCCCAATCCATGATCCGCCATGCAAACCCGATCAGGAAGACGGCCAATGCAGTGTAGGGAAGCCATGCCCCGAAGAGAATCTGAAAGCCCGATTGGGCTCCCAGCCAGGCAATGACCCCTAATGCTGTGACCGCGAGAAGTGAAATAATCATTCCGTACCTCGCTGCTAGGCTATCGGTTTTCGTTATCCGGTTCCCCAACCGGTTTTTCCAATATACGCTCAGCTCTACGTAAGAGCTGGGAGTGCTGGCGCTTGAATTCGTCCACGCGCATTTGCTGTACCTTGTCGCGGCATTCGGAATATACCCGGAAGCCGAGCAGGGCCATAGAGTCTATGTTTGATTCGATTTCCAGAAGCCGCTGGTAGGCAGCTGTGGAGGTGAGGGAAGGTTTGGCGTGCCGGCGCAATATGGTCTTCAGGAAGAAGAGGATGGACATGGCGGCATCGGCCTGAAATTTTTGGATGGCGCGTACGCGGATAAGCTCGTCTATGGCAGGAGCTATGGCTTCCGAGTCCATGTCGCTTTCCAGCAGGGCGTTTACGATGGTAGTGGCCGCTTTGCGAGTCTTTGCGCCCACGGGGTTGGAAAAGGCATTGGACTGGCTGCGCAGAAAGCCTACGGTGTCGAAGGGGTAGGTGCCGAAGATGGTTTCTACCCATTCTTTAATGATGGCTTCGCGATGTTCCTGCAAACTTTCCAGAATGTTCATTATGTGTATCTTCGGTTAGTGAGTTTGGAGCAACTTAAATCCTGCAGCAATGGCCTTGCCACCGGTTCCGGTCGGCGGAGTCGGCGGATAATCCCCTTTCTGAGGCGGCGCTGGCAAACTCCTGTCAGTCCTTCCTGCGATCACTCCTGTCCGGTTCCCGCGAAGGATGAACATGATGATCGCCTGAATTGTGCAGTGCAGCCAACGCATGCGACCGATTTGTCACATCCTATCGCTCAGTCAACCCGCAAGGCGCACCGGGCCTGCTCTCAGAGCATTGGCAGCGGAACACCCTATAATGTGTTTTCAGGGCATTGTCCAAATGAAATCGCATAGTAATCGCATGCGGGTTGTACCATTGCAGACCCCCCGTTCGGAAAGCCAAGAAAAATGATTTTTTTCACATAGTCCGAAAACGGGAAAACGTCAACAATTTCACCGGATTCTGAGCGCCCAAACAGTATTTTGCATGATGCTGAATTATAAGAAGAATGTCTTTGTCAGGGGCGCGCTTCGGGCTCGTCGCAGGGTTCCGGGGCGGATTGGCCGCATCCGGAAAACGCATCAAGCCCGGGGAGCAGTTGCTCTGCTCCTGGGGCGTCTGTTGCGGGCCGTTCCGCAGGCTTGGGGATTGCCGCCGGAACCGGAGACGGAGCGGTGAGCGCGTTCAGCAGGTTGCCGGATACCCCGTTGGTGAGGATGGCCGGAATGGTATCTACTCCCATGGCGTGCAGGTGTGCCTTGTTACGGAATATCTTCCAGCGCATGAACAGGTCGGGCCAGCCTGCGGGGGAGGTTAGTGCATCGGGGTCGCGGGTGCCGCGTCGGAAGGCCACCAGAAAGGATGTGCCCTTGGCAAGGGATTCTTCCATCGCTGCCAGCGATGCCCGGTCCGACTCTTTTTCGGCCACGGGATAGAAGGCGATGGCTGCTGCGGGGTCCTTGGCAAGGGCTTCTACAGCCATGACGCATACCGGACAACTGGGGGAGAAGAAGACCCGTATGTCCGCCCGTTCCGGGCCGTGTATCTTCCATGTTCCCATGAGTTCGCTGGTTGTTGCGAACAGGTTGGGGCAGAGCGCGATGAGCCACGCCAGCATGAGTATGCTCATTGTGCGGTTGCGTGAATACTGGGCA includes:
- the dsrK gene encoding sulfate reduction electron transfer complex DsrMKJOP subunit DsrK gives rise to the protein MSKLPTPEELISISYNTPVESWMDTKPEIVPGAVAYPAKQETMEGLHMPNPHTWNPFEEDWNLPENWEEIIYNGLKERLEKYRSFKLFMDICVRCGACADKCHYYIGSGDPKNMPVLRAELLRSVYRKDFTTAGKILGKLAGARKLDKEVIKEWFYYFYQCTECRRCSLFCPYGIDTAEVTMMARELLHELGLGLHWIMDPVSNCNRTGNHLGITPHAFKEIVEFLCDDIEEITGVRINPPFNEPGHEVLFITPSGDAFADPGIYTFMGYLMLFEEIGLDYTLSTYASEGGNFGLFTSAKVMKKLNAKMYAEAERLGSKWILGGECGHMWRVINQYMSTMNGPTPACMETPVSPITGTVFHNAAETKMVHITEFTADLIKHDKLRLDPSRNDHLTVTFHDSCNPARAMGLLEEPREVLKAVCNNFYEMPENTIREQTFCCGAGSGLNTDEIMEIRMRGALPRGNALRYVQEKHGVDTLACICAIDRATLPPLADYWAPGVSVYGTHELVANALVMKGEKKRTLDIRQNDLPGMEDE
- the dsrM gene encoding sulfate reduction electron transfer complex DsrMKJOP subunit DsrM; translation: MIISLLAVTALGVIAWLGAQSGFQILFGAWLPYTALAVFLIGFAWRIMDWARRPVPFRIPTTGGQQKSLPWIKPAPLDNPSDSKGVVIRMLLEVLLFRSLFRNTEVTIENGNRVVYWSSKFLWLFALAFHYCFLVIFIRHFRFFLEPVPFVISALEILDGIMQIGVPRLFMTDALVVLAVLYLLGRRLFNQKVRYISLANDYFPLLLILGLVGSGIMMRYFTKVDVASVKAFVMSLVTLQPNTEILANIGPMFFVHLFFLSVLLMYFPFSKLMHMGGVFMSPTRNLPNDSRAKLHVNPWNPAKEYRTYEEYEDEFRDAMYEAGLPVVKLPEDAEE
- a CDS encoding RsbRD N-terminal domain-containing protein; this translates as MNILESLQEHREAIIKEWVETIFGTYPFDTVGFLRSQSNAFSNPVGAKTRKAATTIVNALLESDMDSEAIAPAIDELIRVRAIQKFQADAAMSILFFLKTILRRHAKPSLTSTAAYQRLLEIESNIDSMALLGFRVYSECRDKVQQMRVDEFKRQHSQLLRRAERILEKPVGEPDNENR